In Plasmodium gaboni strain SY75 chromosome 14, whole genome shotgun sequence, one genomic interval encodes:
- a CDS encoding exosome complex exonuclease RRP6: protein MEECSRKLEELLKQKEKGLAQDVSNVNNNNKGNNYINSNNNHCLMKELLNNVVDIIKLTNKISYNSLYNDNIDVLRNNNVNIKNLQDDLLKIVYDLLYHSSNEMKQKELVNIKNDDNCCFLKDNYHIISSTLEEIYTRIRHSFLFFHKDMQMFTDKYNNNNNNNNDYNTNKDISSYQRDNNYINIEHYNITDKKILEQNKNENILNHHIINNKNEQNDIIQVVKNKTIKDENKVYVNDEDIVIIKDDDDKDNDLKKININDNQHISEHEKIHYNNHCNDISAQENTKRFHHEDIKTKKDINKNHVKNYNNSNNNMKDNKSYNNMMNVKIQKNIKKKKKKDKKIKNKTDIEFFKEYSNKIQNGWLHLTNNYSKYFIPRIPFKYNQLVQLEDNLIEAMKWQEDNIKKKLILLNMQRNYENDELENINVNDIINKIFDNNSNNNNNMLDNNVGDYNNKYNEEHINDQTFIDDDKNSEHSFVSSDISLSSYKDDVNKELFHKLLKKLNKEINKYSNKFNNLNHPYKYEIENIIKEYRNYDNNLKFSNFLQINNELKKLEDINKKSYKIIDNKNDLMNTINDIKLNYPEKKISIMIKVNYKRTYRGFTSIIMIGTNNMNYIIDVFNIFEDLYVINDITTDPNILKITYNAPNIITQLQKDFSIYFVNIFDIAICCNYLNLKNDLNYLIYNYFNTILYYKNKILQNVLITRPIEPDMVDLIQNEFSFLYDLFDYIKMDVYYNFIFNSNKIENSEHMQIQNDNVDENCDNASEYHSKEEQIQIYKDDEDTKDNINKQHIYVNFQTLKCNDISEEEKKNGEQIIRNIFIESNLLCHNMVKLKNVCNIEKTKEHIKNIVNTSYNINACDNLIYNILYWREELAKKLDETPDSIINIHNIISILLNMSTTLSSLKNNIIPLSNIISENLETLLEIIIKSSMHEKKKNHNQFYDDYINNQNDNINDEQNNIKLYTHNKNNNLYSHNNIDSVILTNLHFHYISNDQKPLHKTNDTHKDTLHNEETEVSHSNIHIKNSFLLEQTLFSDDENDKSYINNINYIKNLNIIKGNPYLKHKEYSSQPKLIHLNKNSHINNFNTNDNYNENIKNSSVVKKSIDKNIYKSIDKSMDKSMDKSIDKNIEKNIHNNKKKDKNIYQSYNQQYNIKKTKGLYSKNILSEIDRQ, encoded by the coding sequence atgGAAGAATGTAGTAGAAAGCTagaagaattattaaaacaaaaagaaaaaggaTTAGCCCAGGATGTATCaaatgttaataataataataaaggTAACAATTACattaatagtaataataatcattGTTTGATgaaagaattattaaataatgttgtagatataataaaactaacgaataaaatttcatataattctttatataatgacAACATAGATGTGctaagaaataataatgtaaatataaaaaatttacaagATGACTTACTAAAAATTGTGtatgatttattatatcattcTAGTAATGAAATGAAACAAAAAGAATtagtaaatataaaaaatgatgataattgttgttttttaaaagataattatcatattatatcatccacattagaagaaatatatactaGAATTAGACACagttttcttttttttcataaagATATGCAAATGTTTAcagataaatataataataataataataataataatgattataatacAAACAAGGATATATCATCATATCAAAGAGacaataattatataaatatagaacattataatattactgataaaaaaattttagaacaaaataaaaatgaaaatatattaaatcatcatataattaataataaaaatgaacaaaatgatattattcaagtggttaaaaataaaactataaaagatgaaaataagGTGTATGTGAATGATGAAGATATAGTAATTATTAaagatgatgatgataagGATAATgatttgaaaaaaataaatataaatgacAATCAACATATAAGTGAACATGAAAAGattcattataataatcattGTAATGATATCTCTGCACAAGAAAACACCAAAAGGTTTCATCATGAGGATATAAAAACCaaaaaagatattaataaaaatcatgtaaaaaattacaataatagtaataataatatgaaagacaataaatcatataataatatgatgaatgtaaaaatacaaaagaatataaaaaaaaaaaaaaaaaaagacaaaaaaataaaaaataaaacagatatcgaattttttaaagaatattcaaataaaatacaaaatgGATGGTTACATCtaacaaataattattctAAATATTTCATTCCTAGAATTCCATTTAAATATAACCAATTAGTTCAGTTAGAAGATAATTTAATTGAGGCCATGAAATGGCAAgaagataatattaaaaaaaaattaattttattaaatatgcaaagaaattatgaaaatgatgaattagaaaatataaatgtaaatgatattataaataaaatatttgataataatagtaataataataataatatgttagataataatgttggtgattataataataagtaTAATGAAGAACATATTAATGACCAGACATTTATagatgatgataaaaattcTGAGCATTCATTTGTATCCTCAGATATTTCCTTGTCTTCATACAAAGATGATGttaataaagaattatttcataaattattaaaaaaattaaataaagaaataaataaatattctaataaatttaataatttaaatcatccatataaatatgaaatagaaaatattattaaagaGTATAGAAATTATGACAAcaatttaaaattttcaaattttttacaaataaataatgaattaaaaaaattggaagatataaataaaaaatcatataaaataatagataataaaaacGATTTAATGAATACgataaatgatataaaattaaattatcctgaaaaaaaaatatctattatgataaaagtaaattataaaagaacATATCGAGGATTTACAtctattattatgataggaacgaataatatgaattatataattgatgtttttaatatttttgaagatttgtatgtaataaatgatataacAACAGATCctaatatattaaaaattacGTATAATGCTccaaatattataacacAACTACAAAAAGATTTctctatatattttgttaatatttttgatataGCTATATGTTGTAATTATCTAAATTTAAAAAACGATCtgaattatttaatatataattattttaatactatactttattataaaaataaaatactTCAAAACGTTTTAATCACACGACCAATAGAACCAGATATGGTTGATCTGATACAAAATgaattttcttttttatatgatctttttgattatatcaaaatggacgtttattataattttatatttaatagtaataaaatagaaaacTCGGAACATATGCAAATCCAAAATGATAATGTAGATGAAAATTGTGATAATGCATCTGAATATCATTCAAAAGAGGAACAAATCCAAATTTATAAAGATGATGAAGATACAAAggataatattaataaacaacatatatatgttaattttCAAACATTGAAATGCAATGATATATcagaagaagaaaaaaaaaatggagaacaaattataagaaatatatttatagaaaGTAATCTTTTATGTCATAATATGGTTAAACTAAAAAATGTTTGTAATATTGAAAAGACAAAAGAgcacataaaaaatattgttaATACATCATATAATATCAATGCATGtgataatttaatatataatattttatattgGAGGGAAGAACTAGCCAAAAAGTTAGATGAAACACCTGATAGTATAattaatattcataatataatatcCATTCTTTTAAACATGTCTACTACATTATCAagtttaaaaaataatatcatacctttatcaaatattatatcagAAAATTTAGAGACATTActagaaataataataaaatcaAGTATGcatgaaaaaaaaaaaaatcataatCAATTTTATGACgattatattaataatcaaaatgataatattaatgatgaacaaaataatatcaaattatatacccataacaaaaataataatttatatagTCATAATAATATCGATTCGGTTATTCTTACAAATTTgcattttcattatatttcaAACGATCAAAAACCTCTTCATAAAACTAATGATACTCACAAAGATACATTACATAATGAAGAAACAGAAGTAAGTCATTCTAAcattcatataaaaaattcttttcttttaGAACAAACTCTTTTTTCGGACGACGAAAATGATAAATCTTatatcaataatataaattatataaaaaatctaaatattataaaaggAAATCCTTATTTAAAACATAAAGAATATAGTTCCCAGCCAAAATTAATTCATTTGAATAAAAACAGTCATATCAATAATTTTAACActaatgataattataatgaaaatataaaaaatagCTCAGTGGTTAAGAAAAGCattgataaaaatatttataaaagtATTGATAAAAGTATGGATAAAAGTATGGATAAAAGtattgataaaaatattgaaaaaaatattcataataataaaaagaaagataaaaatatttatcaaTCATACAATcaacaatataatattaagaaaACAAAGGGTTTATACAgcaaaaatatattaagCGAAATAGATCgacaataa
- a CDS encoding hypothetical protein (conserved Plasmodium protein, unknown function) → MANEPNEKISCPTLKDQKDEHEKQTVVSPNSSCEEEKEIEEHALYVPQNLVCLICYDDIDESNYIEYKTDEHSKWYPSKFCLNCTGILIDSQYEKYINSVQKSECLKEQTSLLKLGPPINVKDKNGYPESDDKEIYSLWYFCDKKIHSAKLKGSLMGEERMKLWNELKNFLIKEEKKEL, encoded by the coding sequence atggCGAACGAAccaaatgaaaaaatatcatGTCCTACTTTAAAAGATCAAAAAGATGAACATGAAAAGCAAACTGTAGTATCACCTAATTCTTCATGcgaagaagaaaaagaaatagaAGAACACGCTCTTTATGTTCCTCAAAATTTAGTATGCTTAATTTGTTATGATGATATTGATGAAAGTAATTATATCGAATATAAAACTGATGAGCATAGTAAATGGTATCCTAGTAAGTTTTGCCTGAATTGTACAGGTATTTTAATTGATAGTcaatatgaaaaatatattaatagtGTGCAAAAATCTGAATGTTTAAAAGAACAAACAAGTTTATTAAAATTGGGACCACCAATAAATgtaaaagataaaaatgGATATCCAGAATCAGatgataaagaaatatatagtCTCTGGTATTTTTgtgataaaaaaattcattCAGCCAAATTAAAGGGAAGTCTTATGGGTGAAGAGAGAATGAAATTGTGgaatgaattaaaaaattttcttataaaagaggaaaaaaaggaattataa
- a CDS encoding hypothetical protein (conserved Plasmodium protein, unknown function), whose amino-acid sequence MDETTYDDFNTHLHSNINDYINYESDSREKENDANNDSENSQKEEDINDNDNVNNINNNIENNINNNNNNNISKNKKNKKKNDDDDNYKKLKNDDDIKLAVKIAIQVLLNNQPFPIKRDDLFYTISIYVPSCNTSIKRKVILRLLKKQLNNVLALNLLTLSSKTKTEYSLSQNIFYKQHNDLLLSNMDHTIRGFLIFLIPFFNVFHNKLPLNYLLYQLNMAGHNTLKTKEDIIKIITTPTLHSNIVYTNISNNDINDPIDLIIYAKKLSYIEFNNEQYDENSLDGFYIIPTLRFQYEINMKAYINQLMNMPHKKFQLKDMYVLFDEKYFVDINFDNL is encoded by the coding sequence atggatGAAACAACGTATGACGATTTCAATACACATTTGCATAGTAATATAAACgattatattaattatgaAAGTGATAGTAGAGAGAAAGAAAATGATGCTAATAATGATAGCGAGAATTCTCAAAAGGAGgaagatataaatgataatgataatgtaaataatattaataataatattgagaataatattaataataataataataataatattagtaaaaataaaaaaaataaaaaaaaaaatgatgatgatgataattataaaaagttaaaaaatgatgatgatataaaacTTGCAGTAAAGATTGCTATACAagttttattaaataatcaACCTTTTCCTATTAAAAGAGACGATCTTTTTTATACTATATCTATTTATGTACCTAGTTGTAATACTAGcataaaaagaaaagttATATTAAGacttttaaaaaaacaacttaataatgtattagcattaaatttattaacTTTAAGTAGTAAAACGAAAACAGAATATTCACTTTcacaaaatattttttataaacaacataatgatttattattatcaaatatGGATCATACTATTAGAGGTTTTTTAATTTTCCttattcctttttttaatgtattTCATAATAAACTCCCACTTAATTATTTACTTTATCAATTAAATATGGCTGGTCATAATACattaaaaacaaaagaagatattattaaaattataactACTCCTACACTTCATTCGAATATTGTATATACTAACATTtcaaataatgatataaatgatcCAATAGATCTTATCATCTATGcaaaaaaattatcttATATAGAATTTAATAATGAACAGTATGATGAAAATTCGCTAGACGGATTCTATATTATACCCACACTGAGGTTCCAATATGAAATTAATATGAAAGCATATATTAATCAACTTATGAATATGCCTCACAAAAAATTTCAATTAAAAGATATGTATGTTTTATTTGATGAGAAATATTTTGTAGATATAAATTTTGATAACCTATAA
- a CDS encoding putative serine/threonine protein kinase produces the protein MGSTISKRKNNSDKNVKDESVENKRQKKNEENDSNLEFIKKYKIINKIGDGNFSKVFCCRGENKKKCAMKLMCCPLKKTSHYNCFKRELFIMKTINNKHPYIVKILDYHEKIWKKYYIVKLILEYCEGGNLFEYIKINGSCTHSEARVIIIKLTKTIQYINALKIMHRDIKPENILLRTKDNIKSVVLSDFGLAKITPSNQSVVKSRSVCGSDFYLAPEIIKNKEYGIKIDIWSLGVLIFFIITGKVPFTGKNANELYNNILKANIPELLSKEKSLNIQPGLKNLLENILVHDPDQRFSCADILNHRWIRGTLTSCEFKIFNSASYIKKLRLDKKKASYDEEAKDNQIKDKSFENDKDSFANKKKRYTFFLKKITN, from the exons ATGGGGTCAACCATAagtaaaagaaaaaataattcag ataaaaatgtaaaGGACGAATCAGTTGAAAATAAgagacaaaaaaaaaatgaggAAAATGATTCAAATTTagaatttattaaaaaatataaaataattaataaaattgGAGA tGGTAATTTTTCTAAAGTATTTTGTTGTCGAggagaaaataaaaaaaaatgtgcAATGAAG CTCATGTGTTGCCCACTCAAAAAAACATCTCATTATAATTGTTTTAAAAGagaattatttattatgaaaaCTATAAATAATAAGCATCCATACATTGTCAAAATACTTGATTATCatgaaaaaatatggaaaa aatattatattgtaaaATTAATACTGGAATATTGTGAAGGAGGGAATTTATTTGAgtacataaaaataaatggTAGCTGTACACATTCAGAAGCTAGAgtgattataataaaattaacaaagacaattcaatatataaatgcATTGAAAATTATGCATAGAGATATAAAACcagaaaatattttacttCGAAcaaaagataatataaaaagtgTAGTCCTCTCAGATTTCGGTCTGGCCAAAATAACTCCCTCAAATCAGTCTGTTGTCAAAAGTAGATCTGTTTGTGGTAGTGATTTTTATTTGGCTCCCgaaattataaagaataaaGAATATGGAATAAAG ATCGATATATGGAGTTTAGGAgttttaatatttttcattataacAGGAAAAGTACCCTTTACAGGAAAAAATGcaaatgaattatataacaacATACTTAAAGCAAATATACCAGAAct ATTATCAAAAGAGAAatctttaaatatacaaccaggattaaaaaatttattagaaaatattttggTACATGATCCGGATCAAAGATTTAGT TGTGCTGACATTTTAAATCATAGATGGATACGAGGAACTCTTACGAGCTGCgaatttaaaatatttaattccgcatcatatataaa AAAACTAAGATTGGACAAGAAAAAAGCTAGTTATGATGAAGAAGCTAAGGATAACCAAATAAAAGATAAGTCCTTTGAAAACGATAAGGATTCTTTTGctaacaaaaaaaaaagatatactttctttttaaaaaaaataacgAATTAA
- a CDS encoding signal recognition particle subunit SRP54 — MVLTELGTQITNAFRKLQTSTLADDVVIEECLKEIIRALILSDINVSYLKDIKSNIKNNIEKNIDIYGNNKKRLVQKYVVEELIKLLEGKKEGYNPVKGKRNVILFVGLQGSGKTTTCTKYAHYYQKKGFKTALVCADTFRAGAFDQLKQNAAKVKIPFYGSYSEVDPVKIATDGVNAFLKDKYDLIIVDSSGRHKQENELFEEMIQVENSIKPEEIIFVIDSHIGQSCHDQAMAFKNSVSLGSIIITKIDGHAKGGGALSAVAATGCPITFIGTGEHVNDFEKFEAKSFVSRLLGLGDISGLVSTIKEVIDIDKQPELMNRLSKGKFVLRDMYDQFQNVFKMGSLSKVMSMIPGFGNNLISKGTEKEGIDKIKKFMVIMDSMTNEELDCIKPLNDSRCLRIVKGSGTRLQDIKELLEQFKFLQKMVLKMGKLGLRENNINNLMRNQKQFMSKMNNIMDPNMLKQLGGANNMVNILKEFTKMDDLGGSMANMMKQMGLKK; from the coding sequence atggTTTTGACTGAACTGGGGACACAAATTACGAATGCGTTTCGAAAGCTTCAAACATCCACATTGGCAGATGATGTAGTTATAGAAGAATgtttaaaagaaataataagagcattaatattatctgatataaatgtaagttatttaaaagatataaagagtaatataaagaataatatagaaaagaatatagatatatatgGAAACAATAAAAAGAGATTAGTCCAAAAATATGTTGTAGaagaattaataaaattattagaAGGAAAAAAAGAGGGTTATAATCCTGTGAAAGGTAAAAGAAATGTTATATTGTTTGTTGGATTACAAGGAAGTGGAAAAACCACAACGTGTACAAAATATGcacattattatcaaaaaaaagGATTTAAAACTGCTTTAGTATGTGCTGATACATTTAGAGCAGGTGCATTTGATcaattaaaacaaaatgcAGCTAAAGTAAAGATTCCATTTTATGGTAGTTATTCAGAAGTAGATCCTGTAAAAATTGCTACTGATGGTGTAAATgcatttttaaaagataaatatgATTTAATAATTGTAGATAGTTCTGGTAGACATAAACaagaaaatgaattatttgAAGAAATGATACAAGTAGAGAATTCTATAAAACCAgaagaaattatatttgtaattGATAGCCATATTGGTCAGAGTTGTCATGATCAAGCTATGGCATTTAAAAATTCTGTATCCTTAGGAAGTAtaattataacaaaaattGATGGACATGCTAAAGGTGGAGGTGCATTATCAGCAGTAGCAGCTACTGGATGTCCTATAACATTTATAGGAACAGGAGAACATGTAAATGATTTTGAGAAATTCGAGGCAAAATCTTTTGTATCTAGATTATTAGGTTTAGGTGATATAAGTGGACTTGTATCTACTATTAAAGAAGTTATAGATATAGACAAACAACCAGAATTAATGAATAGATTATCTAAAGGAAAATTTGTATTAAGAGATATGTATGATCAGTTTCAAAATGTTTTTAAGATGGGTAGTCTAAGTAAAGTTATGTCTATGATACCAGGATTTggaaataatttaattagTAAAGGTACAGAAAAAGAAGGAattgataaaataaagaaatttATGGTTATTATGGATTCAATGACAAATGAAGAATTAGATTGTATTAAACCTCTTAATGATAGTAGATGTTTAAGAATCGTAAAAGGTTCAGGTACTCGTCTTCAAGATattaaagaattattagAACAATTCAAATTCTTACAAAAAATGGTTCTTAAAATGGGCAAATTAGGATTAAgagaaaataatatcaataatTTAATGAGAAATCAAAAACAATTTATGAGcaaaatgaataatataatggATCCAAATATGTTAAAACAATTAGGAGGAGCAAATAATATGGtcaatattttaaaagaatttaCAAAGATGGATGACTTGGGAGGATCAATGGCTAATATGATGAAGCAAATGGGccttaaaaaataa
- a CDS encoding hypothetical protein (conserved Plasmodium protein, unknown function), which translates to MISSKSTDIAGLNSLRSKNINEIAQLIKVTKEKKKKLCNDKNERENIKQLENFVKEQSNCFNICKQNLYERLEKDLNEYIFFTSKNKINLNEEHIQKLYRNYNNIEEELCYSSCSKKYSTLLDYKT; encoded by the exons atgataagTTCTAAATCTACAGATATTGCAG GATTAAATAGCTTAAGAAGCAAAAATATAAACGAAATTGCTCAACTGATTAAAGTGACAAAAgagaaaaagaaaaagttATGTAATGATAAGAATGAAAGAGAAAATATTAAGCAACTAGAAAATTTTGTGAAAGAACAAAGTAACtgttttaatatatgtaaacaaaatttatatgaaagATTAGAAAAAGACCttaatgaatatatattttttactagtaagaataaaattaatttgAATGAAGAACatatacaaaaattatatagaaattataataatattgaagAGGAGTTATGTTATAGTTCTTGttctaaaaaatattctacTTTGTTAGATTATAAAACATga
- a CDS encoding putative DNA polymerase delta interacting protein, with the protein MRERILILYGSEYGTAYDCCRNIYYELYTSFDIDFFSLNDINIISLYKYNNIIIIVSTTGYGCCPHNMTQFWLALHNNDFIFYDNMKFHLFGLGDSSYDNYNQVAKKLKKKLKSLNANIVNYSLGNYQHPSMHFSNFNIWKNNLYDFLKKNYYNFDINTNVPFIYDVIICQDNKNKHNDHIYHKNNINNNSCNNQKMNIYNNNTNEYYNLNDKKNTSFFFKNIENFNIDEHFCKLLNYKKFVVTKNERYTNINYDRDVRYMNLITTNECSNICGLIKVHPFLDMNKTKELLELLKINYNDYIIIIPNKNLNNNQSIYLPLNKKIKVLDLFIYFLDLNKIVTPFFFTYLSTKTFSSIHRNKFYKIADTIDISDYFSYVYQDKRSYFDIMFDFYNYINIDIKFLINTLPYIQDRCYSILNIFTEYTNIENYNFFNIYNLYASQKFLNILYFLKTNLNSKKITHIQNINSLKNETQKKKKIVPHSSFNYISNDTSKNTLVVTYSKIINNIYKKILKTIKGETEKEENINQYRHITTKQNIIELLVCLYKIEINKNKTLKGLCSDFLVNLNPGSFVYSKIENSMLALNKNIFNLNYTVVYISVGAAFSSLIPVIRQRHYLYSTQYIESKHDKNNNLKHNEDYYKNIKMRRKRDLLFLGFRQKSQDFFFKDEIKSYLYFIYIFLAFSQDVEDKFVYYNMLNHNDSSKKWTQHNIMSNKDMNNIYVNNNNNNNNYSYDNVYYENHFDQYEQDYFKMSYEQMKNTIKEKKKIYVTDIILMLQNTIYDLLTQKNTIILISGKSRPFSQNLIKTFTDIIKNKEPNKNMDEINLFIKKKIDDFSIILESWY; encoded by the coding sequence ATGCGAGAACgtattttaatattatatggaTCAGAATATGGAACCGCATATGATTGTTGTcgaaatatatattacgAATTGTATACAAGTTTTGATATAGactttttttcattaaatgatataaatattattagtctttataaatataataatattattattattgttagTACTACTGGATATGGTTGTTGTCCACATAATATGACACAATTTTGGCTAGCTCTACATAATaatgattttattttttatgataatatgaaatttcatttatttgGATTAGGAGATAGTTcatatgataattataatcaagtagcaaaaaaattaaaaaaaaaattaaaatcCTTAAATGCAAATATTGTAAATTATAGCTTAGGAAATTATCAACATCCATCTATGCatttttctaattttaatatatggaagaataatttatatgactttttaaaaaaaaattattataattttgatataaatacaaatgttccttttatatatgatgtaataatttgtcaggataataaaaataaacataatgatcatatatatcataaaaataatattaataacaATAGTTGTAATAACCAAAAgatgaatatttataataataataccaatgaatattataatttgaATGACAAGAAAAATAcaagttttttttttaaaaatattgaaaattttaatattgatgaacatttttgtaaattattaaattataaaaaatttgtaGTTACAAAGAATGAAAgatatacaaatataaattatgatCGAGATGTAAGatatatgaatttaatAACAACAAATGAATGTTCAAATATATGTGGATTAATAAAAGTACATCCTTTTTTGGATATGaataaaacaaaagaattattagaattattaaaaattaattacaatgattatattataataattccAAATAAAAATCTTAATAACAATcaaagtatatatttaccattaaataaaaaaataaaagtattagatttatttatatattttttggATCTTAACAAAATTGTAACTCCTTTcttttttacatatttatcTACAAAAACATTTAGTTCAATTCATCgtaataaattttataaaatagCAGATACTATTGATATATCtgattatttttcatatgtATATCAAGATAAAAGATCATACTTTGATATCATGTttgatttttataattatattaatatagaTATTAAATTCTTAATTAATACATTGCCATATATACAGGACAGATGTTATTctatattaaatatatttacagaatatacaaatatagaaaattataatttttttaatatatataatttatatgcAAGTCAAAAGTTTTTAAAtatcttatattttttaaaaacaaatcttaattcaaaaaaaataacacatatacaaaatataaattctttaaaaaatgaaacacaaaaaaaaaaaaaaattgttcCACATTCCTcttttaattatatatccAATGATACTTCTAAAAACACACTAGTAGTAACATAttcaaaaattataaataatatatataaaaaaattttaaaaacaaTTAAAGGAGAAACAGAAAAggaagaaaatataaaccAATATAGACATATAACTACTAAACAGAATATAATAGAATTATTAgtatgtttatataaaatagaaataaataagaataaaacATTAAAAGGATTATGTTCAGATTTTTTAGTTAATTTAAATCCAGGATCATTTGTATATTcaaaaattgaaaataGTATGCTAGCtctaaataaaaatatttttaatttaaattacacggttgtatatatttctGTAGGTGCTGCTTTTAGTAGTCTAATACCAGTAATAAGACAAAgacattatttatattcgacacaatatatagaaagtaagcatgataaaaataataatcttAAGCATAATGaagattattataaaaatataaaaatgagAAGAAAAAGAGATTTGCTCTTTTTAGGATTTAGGCAAAAATCCCaagatttttttttcaaagatgaaataaaaagttatttatattttatttatattttcttgGCTTTTTCACAAGATGTTGAAGATaaatttgtatattataatatgttaaatcataatgattcttcaaaaaaatggacccaacataatattatgagtaataaagatatgaacaatatatatgtcaacaataataataataataataattactCGTATGATAATGTGTATTATGAAAATCACTTTGATCAATATGAACAAgattattttaaaatgtCTTACGAACAAATGAAGAATACAATAAAAgagaaaaagaaaatttatgtaactgatattatattaatgCTACAAAATActatatatgatttattaacacaaaaaaataCTATCATTCTTATATCAGGTAAATCAAGACCCTTTTCTcaaaatttaattaaaacatttacagatattataaaaaataaagaaccaaataaaaatatggatgagattaatttatttattaaaaaaaaaattgatgATTTCTCTATTATATTAGAATCGTGGTATTAA